A genomic window from Streptomyces sp. NBC_00234 includes:
- a CDS encoding class E sortase, whose protein sequence is MSGLRPERGAGDQGPYAQGAYEADGTFVAAVDQLADPLTDPLPGQHASPWFRAGNIPAGGTAPLAQQAQQGPQEAQEAPQEWYDPEGYQRDWYRQQEPVQGPVRVQDPAPVQAAQEAAHRRPAAPAPADDETVGLRTADTRMMAEAGELSDARPVPPSAGADEPRTGGRAERRRAAKGRGRRRTEATPEVEPEAVRPAAPLSRVEARRAARAAKDSPAVVASRVVGEVFISLGVLMLLFVTYQLWWTNVRADLIAGKETNKIQDEWANGERKPGAFEPGQGFAIMHIPKLDVVAPIAEGIDKEKVLDRGMIGHYGEGKLKTAMPSAKQGNFAVAGHRNTHGEPFRYINKLRPGDPIVVETQDTYYTYEMTTALPQTSPSNVSVIAPVPVGSGFRGPGRYLTLTTCTPEFTSTYRLIVWGKMVDERPRSKGKPDALVG, encoded by the coding sequence GTGAGCGGACTCCGCCCCGAACGAGGTGCCGGAGACCAAGGCCCGTACGCGCAGGGAGCGTACGAGGCCGACGGCACGTTCGTGGCGGCGGTGGACCAGCTGGCGGACCCGCTGACGGATCCCCTGCCCGGTCAGCACGCCTCGCCGTGGTTCCGGGCGGGCAACATCCCGGCGGGCGGGACGGCGCCCCTGGCGCAACAAGCTCAACAGGGGCCCCAGGAGGCCCAGGAGGCCCCGCAGGAGTGGTACGACCCCGAGGGCTATCAACGGGACTGGTACCGCCAGCAGGAGCCCGTCCAGGGCCCTGTGCGGGTGCAGGACCCGGCGCCCGTTCAGGCCGCCCAGGAGGCCGCCCACCGGCGGCCCGCCGCCCCCGCTCCCGCCGACGACGAGACCGTCGGCCTGCGGACGGCCGATACGCGGATGATGGCGGAAGCGGGTGAACTGTCGGACGCGCGGCCGGTGCCGCCGTCGGCCGGGGCGGACGAACCCCGTACCGGAGGGCGGGCGGAACGCCGCAGGGCGGCGAAGGGGCGAGGCAGGCGACGTACGGAAGCCACGCCCGAGGTGGAACCGGAAGCAGTTCGTCCCGCCGCCCCGCTGTCCCGCGTCGAGGCGCGGAGGGCGGCCCGCGCGGCCAAGGACAGCCCCGCGGTCGTCGCCAGCCGTGTCGTGGGTGAGGTGTTCATCTCGCTCGGCGTGCTGATGCTGCTGTTCGTCACGTACCAGCTCTGGTGGACCAATGTCCGCGCCGACCTGATCGCCGGCAAGGAGACGAACAAGATCCAGGACGAGTGGGCGAACGGGGAGCGCAAACCGGGCGCCTTCGAACCCGGGCAGGGCTTCGCCATCATGCACATTCCGAAGCTGGACGTCGTCGCCCCGATCGCCGAAGGCATCGACAAGGAGAAGGTCCTCGACCGCGGGATGATCGGCCACTACGGCGAGGGCAAGCTGAAGACCGCGATGCCGTCGGCGAAGCAGGGCAACTTCGCGGTGGCGGGTCACCGCAACACCCATGGGGAACCGTTCCGCTACATCAACAAGCTGCGGCCCGGTGACCCGATCGTCGTCGAGACGCAGGACACGTATTACACGTACGAGATGACCACGGCCCTTCCCCAGACGTCGCCCTCCAACGTCTCGGTGATCGCGCCCGTCCCTGTCGGTTCGGGGTTCAGAGGGCCGGGCCGCTACCTCACCCTGACGACCTGTACGCCGGAATTCACGAGTACGTACCGATTGATCGTCTGGGGCAAGATGGTCGATGAACGGCCGCGCAGCAAGGGGAAGCCCGACGCGCTCGTGGGCTGA
- the pknB gene encoding Stk1 family PASTA domain-containing Ser/Thr kinase, whose amino-acid sequence MEEPRRLGGRYELGSVLGRGGMAEVYLAHDTRLGRTVAVKTLRADLARDPSFQARFRREAQSAASLNHPAIVAVYDTGEDYVDGVSIPYIVMEYVDGSTLRELLHSGRRLLPERTLEMTVGILQALEYSHRAQIVHRDIKPANVMLTRTGQVKVMDFGIARAMGDSGMTMTQTAAVIGTAQYLSPEQAKGEQVDARSDLYSTGCLLYELLAVRPPFVGDSPVAVAYQHVREEPQPPSNFDPEITPEMDAIVLKALTKDPDYRYQSADEMRADIEACLDGQPVAATAAMGAAGYGGYGGYNQDQPTTALRQADPNSAQTSMLPPVNADDGYGYDDRPDRRRQKKSNTSTILLVVAGILVLIGAILIGKSVFGSNGGGSGDVTVPNMVGSTVPAAQKLADNAGVTLKVGGKEPCEAQEKGKICSQTPESGKMGENETVTVVVSTGAPKVEVPDVTDETESDARKTLEDLGFTVNVKSVESEKTPDTVVEQNPEGGSKAEKESEVTISVAKEATLNLPDVRTRTYDAALAQLNAIGFSNVSKAEIDSNEPVGTVLEQTPTGPSKQAKDVQIVLKVSKGPPQPEQVTIPGDIYGKKYQDVKGQLEGLGLVVTLGPGAVDKPNAIVANSNPAPNTPVAKGSSVALFTVDGGGGDGNIFGGPSGLGG is encoded by the coding sequence ATGGAAGAGCCGCGTCGCCTCGGCGGCCGGTACGAGCTGGGCTCGGTGCTCGGCCGTGGTGGCATGGCCGAGGTCTACCTCGCGCACGACACCCGGCTCGGCCGCACCGTCGCCGTGAAGACGCTCCGGGCCGATCTGGCCCGCGACCCGTCCTTCCAGGCCCGGTTCCGCCGTGAGGCCCAGTCCGCCGCCTCGCTCAACCACCCCGCGATCGTCGCCGTCTACGACACCGGCGAGGACTACGTCGACGGGGTCTCCATCCCGTACATCGTGATGGAGTACGTCGACGGGTCGACGCTCAGGGAGCTGCTGCACTCCGGTCGCAGACTGCTGCCCGAGCGCACCCTCGAGATGACGGTGGGCATCCTCCAGGCGCTGGAGTACTCGCACCGCGCCCAGATCGTCCACCGCGACATCAAGCCGGCGAACGTCATGCTGACGCGCACCGGCCAGGTCAAGGTCATGGACTTCGGCATCGCCCGCGCCATGGGCGACTCCGGCATGACCATGACGCAGACCGCCGCTGTCATCGGCACCGCCCAGTACCTCTCCCCGGAGCAGGCCAAGGGCGAGCAGGTCGACGCGCGCTCCGACCTGTACTCCACCGGCTGCCTGCTCTACGAGCTGCTCGCGGTCCGGCCGCCGTTCGTCGGGGACTCACCCGTCGCGGTCGCCTACCAGCATGTGCGGGAGGAGCCGCAGCCTCCGAGCAACTTCGACCCCGAGATCACGCCCGAGATGGACGCGATCGTGTTGAAGGCCCTCACCAAGGACCCCGACTACCGCTACCAGTCCGCCGACGAGATGCGGGCCGACATCGAGGCGTGCCTCGACGGTCAGCCGGTCGCGGCCACGGCGGCGATGGGAGCGGCCGGCTACGGCGGTTACGGCGGCTACAACCAGGACCAGCCCACCACGGCTCTGCGCCAGGCCGACCCGAACAGCGCCCAGACGTCGATGCTGCCGCCGGTCAACGCGGACGACGGCTACGGATACGACGACCGCCCGGACCGCCGGCGCCAGAAGAAGAGCAACACCTCGACGATCCTCCTGGTCGTCGCGGGCATTCTGGTACTGATCGGCGCCATCCTGATCGGCAAGTCCGTCTTCGGTTCCAACGGCGGTGGCAGCGGCGACGTCACCGTGCCGAACATGGTCGGTTCGACCGTGCCGGCAGCGCAGAAACTCGCGGACAACGCCGGTGTGACCCTCAAGGTCGGCGGCAAGGAGCCCTGCGAGGCCCAGGAGAAGGGCAAGATCTGCAGCCAGACGCCGGAGAGCGGCAAGATGGGGGAGAACGAGACCGTCACGGTCGTCGTCTCCACCGGAGCGCCGAAGGTGGAGGTTCCGGACGTCACCGACGAGACCGAGTCCGACGCCCGTAAGACCCTGGAGGACCTGGGCTTCACGGTGAACGTGAAGTCGGTCGAGTCCGAGAAGACCCCGGACACGGTCGTCGAGCAGAACCCCGAGGGCGGCTCGAAGGCCGAGAAGGAGTCCGAGGTCACGATCTCGGTGGCCAAGGAAGCGACCCTCAACCTGCCCGACGTACGCACCCGTACGTACGACGCGGCACTGGCCCAGCTCAACGCCATCGGCTTCAGCAACGTCTCGAAGGCCGAGATCGACTCGAACGAGCCGGTGGGCACGGTCCTGGAGCAGACCCCGACCGGGCCCAGCAAGCAGGCCAAGGACGTCCAGATCGTCCTGAAGGTCTCCAAGGGCCCGCCGCAGCCGGAACAGGTCACCATCCCCGGCGACATCTACGGCAAGAAGTACCAGGACGTGAAGGGCCAGCTGGAGGGCCTCGGTCTGGTCGTCACGCTCGGCCCCGGAGCCGTGGACAAGCCGAACGCCATCGTGGCCAACAGCAACCCGGCGCCCAACACCCCGGTGGCGAAGGGCAGCTCGGTAGCGCTCTTCACCGTCGACGGCGGGGGCGGGGACGGCAACATCTTCGGCGGCCCCTCCGGCCTCGGAGGCTGA
- the crgA gene encoding cell division protein CrgA, producing MPKSRIRKKADFTPPPAKQATSIKLTNRSWVAPVMLALFLIGLAWIVVFYVTEGDLPIKALGNWNIVVGFGFIAGGFGVSTQWK from the coding sequence GTGCCGAAGTCACGTATCCGCAAGAAGGCCGATTTCACGCCCCCTCCGGCGAAGCAGGCAACGAGCATAAAGCTGACCAACCGCAGTTGGGTGGCGCCAGTGATGCTGGCGCTGTTCCTGATTGGTCTGGCCTGGATCGTCGTCTTCTACGTGACCGAGGGCGACCTGCCCATCAAGGCACTGGGCAACTGGAACATCGTCGTCGGCTTCGGCTTCATCGCCGGCGGCTTCGGTGTGTCCACGCAGTGGAAGTAG
- a CDS encoding class E sortase: protein MAARTEHETRTGEPVSPERRGDRHPVAAVVSVFGELLITAGLVLGLFVVYSLWWTNVLADRAADKQGDTVRGHWAEGRGPGALDTKDGIGFLHVPAMKNGEVLVKKGTDTKSLNDGIAGYYTDPVKSGLPWDEKGNFTLAAHRDGHGAKFHNIDKLKTGDAIVFETRDTWYVYKVYEKLPETSKYNVDVLQPVPKESGVKKPGRYITLTTCTPVYTSKYRYIVWGELVRTEKVDRDRTRPAELR from the coding sequence GTGGCAGCGAGGACCGAGCACGAAACGCGGACCGGCGAGCCCGTGTCCCCGGAGCGCCGCGGAGACCGCCACCCCGTAGCCGCCGTCGTCAGCGTCTTCGGCGAGCTGCTGATCACCGCCGGTCTGGTGCTGGGCCTCTTCGTCGTCTACTCGCTGTGGTGGACCAACGTCCTCGCCGACCGCGCGGCCGACAAGCAGGGCGACACGGTGCGCGGCCACTGGGCGGAGGGACGCGGACCCGGAGCCCTGGACACCAAGGACGGCATCGGCTTCCTGCACGTCCCCGCCATGAAGAACGGCGAGGTGCTGGTCAAGAAGGGCACCGACACCAAGTCGCTGAACGACGGCATCGCCGGCTATTACACGGACCCGGTGAAGTCGGGCCTTCCCTGGGACGAGAAGGGCAACTTCACGCTCGCCGCGCACCGGGACGGGCACGGCGCCAAGTTCCACAACATCGACAAGCTGAAGACGGGCGACGCGATCGTCTTCGAGACCAGGGACACCTGGTACGTCTACAAGGTCTACGAGAAGCTCCCGGAGACCTCGAAGTACAACGTCGACGTGCTCCAGCCGGTGCCGAAGGAATCGGGCGTGAAGAAGCCCGGCCGCTACATCACCCTGACGACCTGCACTCCGGTCTACACGTCGAAGTACCGCTACATCGTGTGGGGCGAGCTGGTGCGTACGGAGAAGGTCGACCGGGACCGCACCAGGCCGGCGGAGCTGCGCTGA
- a CDS encoding DUF881 domain-containing protein — protein sequence MSNSADSPEGPVRHVSRWPVRGLTAAVFALAGLIFVTSANTAKGTNIRTDSSLLKLSDLIQQRSQKNAELNESTAALREDIDTLAQRDDGSTKAEDAKLKALEKAAGTTEITGGAVSVTLDDAPPDATANPGYPEPQPNDLVIHQQDLQAVVNALWQGGARGIQVMDQRLISTSAVRCVGNTLILQGRVYSPPYKVTAVGDPDRLKQALNDSTSIQNYQLYVKAYGLGWKVDEDDRVTLPGYSGTVDLHYAKPVE from the coding sequence TTGAGCAATTCTGCCGACTCTCCCGAAGGCCCGGTCCGGCACGTCTCCCGATGGCCGGTCCGGGGGCTCACCGCTGCCGTTTTCGCCCTGGCGGGACTGATCTTCGTCACCAGTGCCAACACGGCCAAGGGCACCAACATCCGCACCGACTCCTCGCTGCTGAAGCTCTCCGACCTCATCCAGCAGCGCAGCCAGAAGAACGCCGAGCTGAACGAGTCGACCGCCGCGCTCCGCGAGGACATCGACACCCTGGCCCAGCGCGACGACGGCAGCACGAAGGCGGAGGACGCCAAACTCAAGGCGCTGGAGAAGGCCGCGGGGACCACGGAGATCACCGGTGGTGCTGTCAGTGTCACGCTCGACGACGCCCCTCCCGACGCCACGGCCAACCCCGGATACCCCGAGCCGCAACCCAATGACCTGGTCATTCACCAGCAGGACCTGCAGGCCGTCGTCAACGCGCTCTGGCAGGGCGGGGCCCGCGGCATCCAGGTCATGGACCAGCGGCTGATCTCCACGAGCGCCGTCCGCTGCGTGGGCAACACCCTGATCCTCCAGGGCCGGGTCTACTCGCCGCCGTACAAGGTCACCGCCGTCGGGGACCCGGACCGGCTCAAGCAGGCGCTCAACGACTCCACGTCGATCCAGAACTACCAGCTGTACGTGAAGGCGTACGGCCTGGGCTGGAAAGTGGACGAGGACGACAGGGTGACTCTTCCCGGCTACTCGGGCACAGTGGATCTCCACTACGCGAAGCCTGTGGAGTAG
- a CDS encoding aminodeoxychorismate/anthranilate synthase component II produces the protein MSARILVVDNYDSFVFNLVQYLYQLGAECEVLRNDEVTTAHAQDGFDGVLLSPGPGAPEQAGVCIEMVRHCADTGVPVFGVCLGMQSMAVAYGGVVDRAPELLHGKTSPVNHEGKGVFAGLPSPFTATRYHSLAAEPDTVPPELEVTARTADGIIMGLRHRELAVEGVQFHPESVLTEYGHLMLANWLEQCGDTGAVARSEGLAPVVGKAAA, from the coding sequence GTGAGCGCACGCATTCTCGTCGTCGACAACTACGACAGCTTTGTCTTCAACCTCGTGCAGTACCTCTACCAGCTCGGCGCCGAGTGCGAGGTCCTGCGCAACGACGAGGTGACCACGGCGCACGCCCAGGACGGCTTCGACGGAGTCCTGCTGTCGCCGGGTCCCGGTGCTCCCGAGCAGGCCGGGGTCTGCATCGAGATGGTGCGCCACTGCGCCGACACGGGCGTTCCGGTGTTCGGCGTCTGCCTCGGAATGCAGTCGATGGCCGTCGCGTACGGCGGTGTGGTGGACCGCGCCCCGGAGCTGCTGCACGGCAAGACCTCTCCCGTGAACCACGAGGGCAAGGGTGTCTTCGCCGGTCTCCCTTCCCCCTTCACCGCCACCCGCTATCACTCGCTCGCGGCCGAGCCGGACACGGTCCCGCCCGAGCTCGAGGTCACGGCGCGCACGGCGGACGGCATCATCATGGGGCTGCGTCACCGTGAACTGGCGGTGGAGGGCGTGCAGTTCCACCCCGAGTCGGTGCTCACCGAGTACGGTCACCTGATGCTCGCCAACTGGCTGGAGCAGTGCGGGGACACGGGGGCCGTGGCGAGGTCCGAAGGGCTCGCGCCGGTGGTGGGCAAGGCCGCCGCGTGA
- a CDS encoding class E sortase — protein MSVRLIVRSFSELCITVGALIILFVLYVLFWTGVKAAGATEGEIDTLQSQWAQGAVSAPAPEPDPAPSLDPEPPAPAYRDGKPFAMMYIPRFGRGWEWPVLENTKVRTLQKGLGHYAGTARLGATGNFAVAGHRRTYGDPFKDFPRLRPGDAVLLTDGTAWYTYRIARKPYRTVPSDTAVIDPVPRTSGFDGPGRYLTLTTCEPEWGSSHRLIAWAHLDATQPVTDGKPAAFHS, from the coding sequence GTGTCGGTGCGACTGATCGTCAGAAGTTTCAGCGAGCTGTGCATCACCGTCGGCGCCCTGATCATCCTCTTCGTCCTCTACGTGCTGTTCTGGACGGGAGTGAAGGCGGCCGGTGCCACCGAGGGGGAGATCGACACCCTCCAGAGCCAGTGGGCGCAGGGCGCCGTCTCCGCTCCCGCCCCTGAGCCCGACCCCGCTCCCTCCCTCGATCCGGAGCCGCCTGCTCCGGCGTACCGGGACGGCAAGCCGTTCGCGATGATGTACATCCCCCGCTTCGGCAGGGGCTGGGAGTGGCCCGTGCTGGAGAACACGAAGGTGAGGACCCTCCAGAAGGGGCTCGGCCACTACGCGGGCACGGCGCGGCTCGGTGCGACCGGCAACTTCGCGGTGGCCGGCCACCGGAGGACCTACGGCGACCCGTTCAAGGACTTCCCGCGGCTGCGTCCCGGGGACGCGGTCCTGCTGACGGACGGGACGGCCTGGTACACGTACCGCATCGCCAGGAAGCCCTACCGGACCGTGCCGAGCGACACCGCGGTCATCGACCCCGTACCCCGCACGTCCGGATTCGACGGTCCGGGCCGCTATCTCACGCTGACCACGTGCGAACCCGAGTGGGGCAGCAGTCACCGGCTGATCGCCTGGGCCCATCTGGACGCGACCCAGCCTGTGACGGACGGCAAACCTGCCGCTTTCCACAGCTGA